The following are encoded in a window of Solibacillus sp. FSL R7-0668 genomic DNA:
- a CDS encoding recombinase family protein, with protein sequence MKKITKIEGNKVASIIKPKLRVAAYCRVSTGSDEQLVSLQAQKSHYETYIKANPEWEYVGLYYDEGISGTKKENRTELLRMLSDCENKKIDLIITKSISRFARNTTDCLEMVRKLLDLGIYIYFEKENINTQSMESELMLSILSGLAESESISISENNKWAIQRRFQNGTFKISYPPYGYDNIDGQMVVNPEQAKIVKNIFAEVLSGKGTQKIADDLNQKGIPSKRGGRWTATTIRGILKNEKYTGDVILQKTYTDSRFNKRTNYGEKNRYLIENHHEAIISHEVFEAVEAALNQRAKEKGIEKRNDKYQNRYSFSGKIICSECGSTFKRRIHSSGTRKYVAWCCSKHLKQITECSMQFIRDEDIKKAFVTMMNKLIFGRKLILQPLLDALRGMSNSDNLSRIQELEKQIEKNAEQRELLVKLMAKGYLEPALFNRENNELQMEADNYMGQKEALIHALNGELSKVQEVSRLIKFTNKAEMINTFNEQIFNDHIEKIIVYSRVEIGFVLKCGITLRERM encoded by the coding sequence ATGAAAAAGATAACGAAAATAGAAGGAAATAAGGTTGCATCGATTATCAAACCTAAACTACGAGTAGCCGCATACTGTCGTGTTTCTACGGGTAGTGATGAGCAGTTAGTAAGTCTACAAGCACAAAAATCCCATTATGAGACTTACATAAAGGCAAACCCAGAATGGGAGTATGTTGGATTGTATTATGATGAGGGAATTAGTGGTACCAAAAAAGAAAACCGAACGGAACTTCTCAGAATGCTATCAGATTGTGAAAACAAGAAGATTGACTTAATTATTACAAAGTCCATTAGTAGGTTTGCAAGAAACACTACGGATTGTTTGGAGATGGTTCGTAAACTGTTGGACCTTGGGATTTATATCTATTTCGAGAAAGAAAATATTAATACCCAATCAATGGAAAGTGAATTGATGCTTTCTATATTAAGCGGGCTTGCAGAAAGTGAGTCAATCTCCATTTCGGAAAATAACAAGTGGGCAATTCAAAGGAGATTTCAGAACGGAACTTTTAAGATTTCTTACCCACCATATGGCTATGACAACATTGATGGTCAAATGGTGGTAAACCCTGAGCAAGCTAAAATTGTAAAGAATATTTTCGCAGAAGTATTATCGGGCAAGGGTACACAGAAAATAGCAGATGATCTTAATCAAAAGGGTATCCCCTCCAAAAGAGGTGGTCGTTGGACTGCTACAACAATTCGAGGAATTCTAAAAAATGAGAAATATACCGGGGATGTTATACTGCAAAAAACCTATACAGATTCCCGTTTTAATAAGCGCACCAATTATGGTGAGAAAAACAGATATTTAATAGAAAATCACCATGAGGCAATTATCAGCCATGAAGTGTTTGAAGCAGTAGAGGCTGCCTTAAATCAAAGGGCAAAAGAAAAGGGAATAGAAAAGCGTAATGATAAGTACCAAAACCGGTATTCTTTCTCCGGAAAAATTATTTGCTCGGAATGTGGTAGCACCTTTAAAAGACGAATTCATTCATCGGGCACAAGAAAATATGTAGCCTGGTGTTGTAGTAAACACTTAAAGCAGATAACAGAATGTTCAATGCAGTTTATTCGAGATGAGGATATAAAGAAGGCATTTGTTACTATGATGAACAAGCTGATTTTCGGTAGAAAACTTATTCTACAACCACTATTAGATGCTTTGCGTGGAATGAGCAACTCAGATAACCTTTCAAGAATTCAGGAATTAGAGAAGCAAATTGAAAAAAATGCAGAACAGAGAGAACTGCTTGTAAAGCTGATGGCAAAGGGTTATCTAGAACCTGCCCTTTTTAATAGAGAAAACAATGAACTGCAAATGGAAGCAGATAATTATATGGGGCAAAAAGAAGCTTTAATTCATGCTTTAAATGGAGAATTATCAAAGGTGCAGGAAGTCAGCCGCTTAATAAAGTTTACAAATAAGGCTGAAATGATAAACACTTTTAACGAGCAAATTTTCAATGATCATATTGAAAAAATTATCGTTTACTCAAGGGTAGAGATAGGTTTTGTTCTGAAATGTGGAATCACACTAAGGGAAAGGATGTGA
- a CDS encoding SHOCT domain-containing protein: MNQHEDKKVMKISDGVIDKSIELKKMSQEQLKREFDYIQAEKLLRKMLQKGLITEAEFNKIDALNRQTFSPFLAEIMP; this comes from the coding sequence ATGAATCAGCATGAGGATAAAAAGGTTATGAAGATTTCAGATGGGGTTATAGATAAAAGTATCGAATTAAAGAAAATGTCACAGGAGCAGCTAAAGCGTGAGTTTGATTATATTCAAGCAGAGAAATTACTTAGAAAGATGCTTCAAAAAGGTTTAATAACGGAGGCAGAATTCAACAAGATAGACGCACTCAACCGCCAAACTTTCTCTCCTTTTTTAGCAGAGATAATGCCATGA
- a CDS encoding N-acetylmuramoyl-L-alanine amidase: MKLRKLILTNNACYKAGKTIKPKGIMVHSTGANNPLLKRYVGPDDGLLGKNQYNNHWNQDKPGGRQVCVHAFIGKLADGSIATFQTLPWNHRGWHAGGTANNTHIGFEICEDGLTDASYFSAVYKEAVELCVYLCKLYGLSEKDIICHSEGYKQGIASNHADVMHWFPKHGKSMNTFRADVKKLLSAENKPAEPVKKKYYRVQIGAYSDKANAEAQLAKAKKAGFTDAFIKYD, from the coding sequence ATGAAGTTACGCAAACTAATACTTACGAACAATGCCTGCTATAAAGCAGGTAAAACAATAAAACCGAAGGGTATCATGGTTCACTCGACTGGGGCCAACAACCCGTTGCTTAAGCGATATGTTGGTCCAGATGACGGTTTGTTAGGAAAGAACCAGTACAACAACCATTGGAATCAAGATAAACCTGGGGGGCGTCAAGTTTGTGTTCATGCCTTTATTGGTAAATTAGCAGATGGCTCTATTGCTACCTTTCAAACATTGCCTTGGAATCACCGAGGTTGGCATGCTGGCGGAACGGCGAACAATACTCATATTGGATTTGAAATCTGCGAGGACGGTCTAACTGATGCCTCGTATTTTTCTGCCGTTTATAAGGAAGCTGTAGAGCTTTGTGTATATCTTTGTAAACTCTATGGGCTTAGTGAGAAAGATATTATCTGTCACAGCGAAGGTTATAAACAAGGCATTGCTAGTAACCATGCGGATGTGATGCACTGGTTTCCTAAACATGGTAAGAGTATGAATACCTTTCGAGCAGATGTGAAGAAGTTATTAAGTGCTGAAAATAAACCAGCAGAGCCGGTGAAAAAGAAATATTACCGCGTGCAGATCGGTGCATATTCGGACAAAGCAAATGCTGAGGCACAGCTTGCCAAAGCTAAAAAGGCAGGCTTTACGGATGCATTTATTAAGTATGATTAA
- a CDS encoding phage holin family protein: MKEIWNWIQLTFAAAGGFFGWFLGGYDGFLYALVAFVVIDYLTGVLCAIANKKLCSEIGAKGIFKKVLIFIMVGIAHIIDTQILVSIGENSGILRTAVIFFYLSNEGVSILENAGHIGLPIPENLKSVLQQLHGRDKEPPKPGDGR; encoded by the coding sequence ATGAAAGAGATTTGGAATTGGATACAGCTGACTTTTGCCGCTGCCGGTGGATTTTTCGGATGGTTTCTCGGCGGTTATGATGGATTTCTTTATGCACTGGTAGCCTTCGTGGTCATCGATTATCTGACAGGTGTCCTTTGTGCAATTGCGAATAAAAAACTGTGTAGCGAAATCGGTGCTAAGGGAATTTTCAAAAAGGTGCTCATCTTTATAATGGTAGGAATCGCTCATATTATCGATACACAAATTTTGGTTAGTATTGGAGAAAATAGTGGCATTTTACGAACTGCAGTAATCTTTTTCTACCTAAGTAATGAAGGAGTATCCATTTTGGAGAATGCTGGGCATATTGGACTGCCTATCCCAGAAAACCTAAAATCGGTTCTACAGCAACTACATGGACGTGATAAGGAACCGCCTAAGCCTGGTGATGGAAGATGA